The following coding sequences are from one Ornithorhynchus anatinus isolate Pmale09 chromosome 18, mOrnAna1.pri.v4, whole genome shotgun sequence window:
- the LCORL gene encoding ligand-dependent nuclear receptor corepressor-like protein isoform X4 yields the protein MEKRKSALNTVLESLCKHHRHQILAMLKFLIQELNASSICICNPSRALAATTPGSLPEDEGHGLSCGREYRLTKRGERNRSGLASLSVLVKDLQCLPCQAAALEHMKAEVSRGGASSHHPHRCFPGQFPSRRRDPPRSARCPRPPTKACDSSGGVKDSGRSRSPSPPPLSPVRTEDFEKLKESSSGFPALENNRPEATGNQPPALLPAEGRSGRGDERGRIRGAPLPAHPNESLPSRETVSDCTRNWEKSERVGEGTAIFQDLMDRINEKLKSIEPTDVTSLVKLANSDSSPENNNLKLGDLITSLLHNGKASDYSFMELLNQHDKKVENKIIQTRFRKRQETLLAMHNSPDSPLFRRQSLQIKRELASLDEHFVRKKSTSEKNSKRSTAGEDKIPERYDVSEDYALQDPQSIPGVTLEEASLFLPIHQLQSAQLPPRNFENDPRVDPFSASFTATAPEQTSLPAAREDPAVDRDHVPGEAEAARLDNDPVPSRGDLDGLLSRTKRNIVPPGWYSVYVTNDFLFKKSPKAQRAPETPEKDVARDLRGERANDSDVNTVARNADLQIVMERLEDTVDRADATLDKQPPSAGQKTPRRPKDGARLRIQSARGDSRFKPSETISGEQSFTPRSLVPSSDDDRRDCVSMGDCAKVVGRGPGGSPTQSSALDLQSRPEVGENASLSAYSSPIKLMFVSEVSSSEGVKYTLTSVGAPKANVALCSFEKCPTHSPVETKGGEAGKSAPDTHLGDFSYDYNGNESSPEEANDPGGAWGPAAEACLALAGDAGDRKQREESPEKSSAVCESSSKRKPGRPKKIGPQVVKQIKRPIGRPPKPKTDATEGTNRRREPSGVEKRSPEPSISAIGGGAGRSITVTVVYGRSRRTKRHVSEGNVNISSAASLSNRDVDFPHRCNGLGRSRAAEPGSDERRNDAQTPATETETLGSGYEHIRPAKNKSAIPHPCRNIIRPNQKPLAVIRKPGRPAKVKISGISVTVNRLSPQERKVSISSCLPPLQQETASSEKTQAEEKPDDQRNETDPAGSPPGDLFEGESERQVTAAPARHSVRDRKPSLHFLHSLASSSSLTYRNALLRKSYKLHLQKAKEQKEKRKRPKPNVAPGDAQVARNSGKATRAPSRDGSGPGSDAVSLDPIFASNPTLRWWASSTSNDSLLEELNQRFERITNAWLQVSGDESENYPREKQNLLERDDDGLKMPSPLETCLVELDVSPVKMLFQKKCDMNELCTWFMQTTETQSLSLVRKANARNPLEVISTRGVKPGAKPSDLNTSPFRKHLKKFALSSPSKSAGKLQILHQMVRSPVLNVRSNFTLTRLRRADFKRLQHERWRQVKKLHNCGPVEWSSKRRNLRFFCQNQFLNNSDLAPLPGHQPAEAQAALQPRGELSDCNTRATLGNVSEAPAKANGANCCPKDVEKRPKQGRICPSSWRSKSFRDCRIFLRKLNPVDQRNAFQLNTILYSPESAESGSGPQPRGEKSKRCALRSQSAKRDSLRGQSRAVDVAQADDASDGRFVGRLDGSQLNRSVSCDRSRSESAEALSKRKRPPWETTDMIATKRHKRRSCNSGQMTNYYSKYQLACYK from the exons atggaaaaaagaaaatccgCCTTAAACACAGTTTTGGAATCTTTGTGCAAACATCACCGACATCAAATCTTGGCGATGTTGAAATTTTTAATCCAAGAGCTAAACGCTTCTTCCATTTGCATTTGCAATCCCTCCCGCGCTCTGGCTGCAACTACTCCGGGATCCCTCCCCGAAGACGAAGGGCACGGGCTGTCTTGTGGTCGCGAATACAGGCTGACCAAAAGAGGTGAAAGAAATAGAAGCGGTTTAGCCTCGCTGTCGGTCTTGGTCAAAGATTTGCAGTGCTTACCTTGCCAGGCCGCAGCTTTGGAGCACATGAAGGCAGAGGTgagtagaggaggagccagctCTCACCATCCTCACCGATGCTTCCCTGGACAATTCCCGAGCCGTCGCCGCGATCCCCCACGATCGGCGCGGTGCCCTCGCCCTCCGACCAAAGCGTGCGACTCGTCCGGCGGTGTAAAAGACTCGGGCAGATCGCGTAGCCCCTCGCCCCCGCCACTGTCACCCGTACGGACGGAAGATTTTGAAAAGCTGAAAGAGTCGAGCTCAGGCTTTCCGGCTCTAGAGAACAACAGACCGGAAGCCACCGGCAACCAGCCTCCGGCCCTCTTGCCGGCCGAAGGCAGAAGTGGCAGGGGGGACGAGAGAGGTAGAATCCGGGGGGCACCACTCCCTGCTCACCCCAACGAGTCTTTGCCCTCCCGGGAAACCGTCAGCGACTGCACCCGAAACTGGGAAAAGTCTGAGCGGGTCGGCGAAGGCACGGCAATCTTTCAGGATTTGATGGATCGGATTAATGAGAAGTTAAAATCCATCGAACCCACCGACGTCACCAGTCTGGTCAAATTGGCCAACAGTGACAGCAGCCCGGAAAACAATAACCTAAAATTAGGAGACTTAATAACTTCCCTTTTGCATAACGGGAAAGCCAGTGATTACAGTTTTATGGAACTACTGAATCAACACGATAAAAAGGTGGAAAATAAAATCATTCAGACTAGATTCCGCAAGCGTCAGGAAACGCTGTTGGCGATGCATAACTCTCCCGATTCACCCTTGTTTAGACGGCAGTCTTTGCAGATAAAGAGGGAACTGGCCAGCCTCGACGAACATTTCGTCAGGAAAAAATCAACCTCGGAAAAAAATTCCAAGAGGTCGACGGCCGGCGAGGATAAAATCCCAGAACGATACGATGTCTCGGAAGACTACGCCTTGCAAGATCCCCAGAGCATCCCCGGCGTGACCCTCGAAGAAGCGTCACTCTTTTTGCCCATACACCAATTGCAATCAGCACAACTACCTCCGCGTAACTTTGAAAACGATCCCAGAGTTGACCCGTTCTCAGCCAGCTTTACCGCGACTGCCCCGGAGCAAACCAGCCTACCCGCAGCCCGAGAGGACCCGGCAGTTGACAGAGACCACGTGCCGGGTGAAGCAGAGGCTGCGAGACTGGACAACGATCCCGTCCCTTCGAGAGGAGATCTCGACGGACTCTTGAGCCGAACCAAGCGAAACATTGTGCCTCCGGGATGGTACTCTGTGTACGTGACAAACGACTTTCTGTTTAAAAAATCCCCCAAGGCCCAGAGAGCTCCTGAAACTCCGGAAAAGGATGTAGCGAGAGACCTTCGAGGTGAAAGAGCAAACGATTCGGACGTAAACACGGTTGCGAGAAACGCAGATCTGCAGATCGTCATGGAGCGCTTGGAAGATACGGTCGATAGAGCCGACGCTACTCTGGATAAGCAGCCGCCATCCGCAGGGCAGAAAACACCCAGGCGACCGAAAGACGGCGCTCGTCTCAGAATTCAAAGCGCTCGGGGGGACTCGCGTTTCAAACCGTCGGAAACGATCTCCGGAGAGCAGAGCTTTACCCCCCGGTCTCTAGTGCCTTCCAGCGATGATGACAGAAGGGACTGTGTTTCCATGGGAGACTGTGCCAAAGTTGTGGGTCGGGGACCCGGTGGCAGCCCGACCCAATCCTCCGCATTAGATTTGCAGTCCAGGCCCGAAGTCGGGGAGAACGCTTCTCTTTCCGCTTACTCGAGTCCTATCAAGTTGATGTTTGTCTCGGAGGTGAGCAGCAGCGAAGGGGTCAAATATACCTTAACGTCCGTCGGTGCCCCTAAGGCAAACGTTGCTCTTTGTTCTTTCGAGAAGTGCCCGACACACAGCCCGGTAGAAACCAAGGGGGGAGAAGCCGGCAAGAGTGCCCCCGACACTCACTTGGGAGATTTTAGTTACGATTACAATGGAAATGAAAGCAGCCCAGAGGAAGCCAACGACCCCGGGGGTGCCTGGGGCCCTGCTGCAGAGGCCTGCCTGGCTTTGGCCGGTGATGCAGGTGACCGTAAGCAACGGGAAGAATCTCCGGAGAAATCAAGCGCCGTCTGTGAGTCCTCTTCCAAAAGAAAACCGGGCAGGCCTAAAAAAATAGGCCCTCAAGTTGTCAAGCAGATTAAGCGGCCCATCGGGAGACCCCCGAAACCGAAAACCGACGCCACCGAGGGCACGAACCGCAGGAGGGAGCCCTCCGGCGTCGAGAAGCGGAGCCCGGAACCTTCGATTTCGGCCATCGGCGGCGGGGCCGGTAGAAGCATCACGGTGACCGTCGTCTACGGAAGGTCCAGAAGAACAAAAAGGCACGTCTCGGAAGGCAACGTGAATATAAGCAGCGCCGCATCTTTAAGTAACCGTGACGTCGATTTTCCGCATAGATGTAACGGGCTGGGACGTTCCAGGGCGGCAGAGCCTGGCTCGGATGAGAGAAGAAACGACGCGCAAACTCCGGCTACTGAAACCGAGACCTTGGGGTCTGGCTATGAGCATATCAGACCCGCCAAGAACAAGTCCGCGATACCTCACCCTTGCAGGAATATCATACGTCCAAATCAGAAGCCGTTGGCAGTAATCAGGAAGCCGGGAAGGCCGGCCAAAGTGAAAATCTCCGGCATATCCGTGACCGTTAACAGGCTTTCACCTCAGGAAAGAAAAGTAAGTATTAGCAGCTGTCTGCCTCCTCTCCAACAAGAGACCGCGTCGTCAGAGAAGACCCAGGCCGAAGAGAAGCCGGACGATCAACGGAATGAAACGGATCCAGCGGGGTCCCCTCCGGGTGACTTGTTCGAGGGGGAGTCAGAGCGGCAGGTTACCGCTGCGCCCGCGAGGCACTCCGTTCGAGACAGAAAACCATCGCTGCATTTCTTACACTCGCTGGCCTCGTCGAGTTCTTTGACTTACCGAAACGCCCTGCTGCGTAAATCGTACAAACTCCACCTGCAGAAAGCtaaagagcagaaggagaaacGGAAGCGGCCAAAGCCGAACGTGGCACCCGGAGACGCCCAGGTTGCCAGGAATTCAGGGAAGGcgacccgggccccgtcccgggACGGCTCCGGGCCCGGAAGCGACGCCGTGTCCTTGGACCCGATCTTCGCCTCAAACCCTACCCTCAGGTGGTGGGCTAGTTCCACCTCCAACGATTCTCTGTTGGAAGAACTCAACCAGAGATTCGAACGGATCACCAACGCCTGGTTGCAAGTGAGCGGGGACGAGTCGGAAAACTACCCCCGTGAGAAACAGAACCTCCTCGAACGGGACGACGACGGCCTCAAAATGCCGAGCCCCTTGGAGACCTGCCTCGTAGAACTCGACGTCTCGCCCGTCAAAATGCTCTTTCAGAAAAAATGTGACATGAATGAGCTCTGCACCTGGTTTATGCAGACTACCGAAACGCAGTCCCTTTCACTGGTCAGAAAAGCGAACGCTCGCAATCCTCTGGAAGTCATCAGCACAAGGGGCGTGAAGCCGGGGGCCAAGCCATCCGATCTTAACACTAGTCCtttcagaaagcacttaaaaaaatttgCACTATCCTCTCCTTCCAAGTCAGCGGGGAAACTGCAGATACTGCATCAGATGGTGAGATCTCCCGTCCTAAATGTGAGAAGTAATTTCACGCTGACTCGGTTAAGGAGGGCGGACTTTAAGAGGCTTCAGCACGAAAGGTGGAGGCAGGTGAAAAAACTGCACAACTGCGGGCCCGTGGAGTGGAGTTCTAAGAGGAGAAACTTGAGATTCTTTTGCCAGAACCAGTTTTTGAATAACAGTGATCTAGCCCCGCTCCCCGGCCACCAGCCAGCAGAGGCTCAGGCAGCCCTGCAGCCCAGGGGGGAGCTGTCTGACTGCAACACTCGCGCTACTTTGGGAAACGTGTCCGAGGCCCCGGCAAAGGCCAACGGGGCAAACTGTTGCCCCAAAGATGTTGAAAAGAGACCAAAGCAAGGAAGAATCTGTCCCAGTTCGTGGCGATCAAAATCTTTTAGAGACTGTAGGATATTTTTGAGAAAGCTCAACCCTGTTGATCAAAGAAATGCATTTCAGCTCAATACAATCCTTTACTCCCCCGAATCTGCTGAGAGCGGAAGTGGTCCTCAGCCCCGCGGTGAAAAATCGAAGCGCTGTGCCTTAAGGTCCCAGTCGGCCAAGCGGGATTCGCTAAGGGGACAGTCGAGAGCCGTAGACGTAGCTCAAGCAGATGATGCTTCAGATGGCAGGTTTGTCGGCCGGCTGGACGGCAGTCAGTTAAACAGATCCGTTAGTTGTGACAGGAGCCGTTCTGAGAGTGCTGAAGCTCTCAGCAAACGGAAAAGACCGCCATGGGAGACCACTGACATGATCGCCACAAAAAGACATAAGAGACGATCTTGCAACAGTGGACAAATGACAAATTATTATTCCAAATATCAGCTAG catgcTACAAATGA